TCACCACGCCGTCGAGCTCCGGGCTGCGCGAGTACGAGCTCGGGAAGGTCGCGTAGCCCAGCCCGTCGATGTCCACCGACCACACGTTGAGGGTCGACGCGCCGCCCACGCGGGTCGCGCTCTTCATCTGCTTCTCCACGCGCGCGCGGTCCGCGCCGGTGAACCAGGTGTTGTTCGACCAGCGCTTGGTCTGCTGGAGCACGAACGTGAAGCCGGTGTTCGCGGCGACGCCCGGCGCCTCCGCGCCCGCGAAGCCCGCGTTGAGCACCTTGATCTGCTCGGCGATCGTGGCGTCGGAGACGTTGCCGACGCCGCCGGTGCCGGTGACCACGTGGAACACGACCGGGATCGTGCCGCCGGCCGCCGCCGTCAGGTCGCCGGACGCCTTCGCCGCCGCGACCTTCTCGCGCAGGTCGCGGTTGATGCGCTCGGCCTCGGCCTGGCTGATCTCGTTGCGGTCCTGGCCGGTGCTGCCCGGCTTGCCGCGCGCGGCGGAGAAGCCCTCGGCGACGCAGTCGGCGGAACGCTGCGCCACGGCGCCGCCGGCGTCGGCCGACGGCCCGAGGACGATCAGGGCACCGACCGCGAGCGCGCCGGTGAGCAGGGCGCTGCGGGTGCGCCCCTTGGGGTTGTCGAACATGCGGAGTCCTCCGTGCAGGGGTGGGGACTTCACACCGATTGGTACAAAGCCCGGTGGGCGCTGAGCGCGAGTGGCCCAAAGCCCGCGCCATGATGACCCACACCCCGCCCGATCCGACCCCGTCGATCGTCGCTTGACCTTCAGCCGCCCACTTGTTCCCGCCGCAAAGTGGCAACAAGGCCGCCCCGGCTGCGCACGTCCAGCTTGGCGAAAACCGATTTCAAGTGGTCCTGCACGGTGTGCGCGGAGATGCCCAGCCGGTCCGCGATGTCCACAGTGGACAACCCGGCGATGACCTGGTCGCACACCTCGCGCTCCCGCGCGGTCAACCCGTAGGCCGCGCACCGCAGCGCCAGCAGGTCCTCGCCGGACGCCCGCGCGACGGTCACCGCCACCTCGTCGTCGTCCGCGTCGCCCACCAGCCGGTCCGCGCACAGCCGCACCCAGCCGCCCGCCGCGTCCCGCACCCGCGCCCGGAACGTGCCCGCCGCCGACGCCCGCGCACCGACCACCGCCGCCCGCACCAGCACCGCGAACCGACCGGGCGCGATCTCGTCCAGCTCCCGCTCCCACCCCCGCGCCGCACCGGTCATCGCCCGCACCCGACCGTCCCCGCCCACCACGACGATCCCAGGCGGCTCGTCCCCGCCCGTCGCGCCGAACCGTCCCGCCGACCCGCCCGTCCCGCCGAACCGGGCCGCCAACCGGGTCGCCGACGCCAGCGCCGGCGCGACCGACAGCACGAACTCGACCTCCCGGTCGCTGAACTCCCCCTGCCGCACCAGCCCCGCCGCGCCCCAGCACGCACCGTCCACCCGGAACACCACCCGCAGCTCGTGCCCGAGCCCCAACGGCCGCCACACCTCGTTGAGCCGGCCGCTGCGCGCGCGGTCCCGGTCGGGCAGCTCGGACAGCCGCGCCGCGGGCACCGGCCGCCGGGCCAGCTCGGCGAACGTGTGCGGCTGGCGCCCGTCGTACTCGAAGGTCGCCAGGAGGGGTTCGAAGCGCTGCGGGATGCGGGTCGCGCCGCTGGTCATGCTGCTGATCGCGACCGTGTCCGGGTCCAGCGACGCCCAGCAGGTCAGCTCGGTGGGCACCACCCGGTCGACCAGGTCGATGGCGGCGGCGTGCAGCTCGGCGACCCCGAGGCCCGCCGAGGCGAGCGCGGCGACCTCGCGCCGCGCGGAGCGTGCCCGGCCTTCCCACACGACAGCGAGTATGCGCGCTGCCCGGGCCGTCCGGGCATCCCACATTTCCGGGATGGAGGGCTCCTGCCGCCGCGCCCACCCTCGACGGCATGACCACTGTGCTCAACGCCGCCGGCGAAGGCGTCGAACTCGTCTCGCCGGACGCGACCTTCACCCTCAAAGCCGGCGTCACCGAGACGGGCGGCTTCGAACTGTTCGAGGTGGACGTCCCGCGCGGACCCACCGTGCCGCCGCACGCCACCCCGTGGGGCGTGACGTTCTACGTGCTGTCCGGCCGCGCCGCCACCCTGGTCGACGGGGAGGTCCACGACCTCGGACCGGGCAGCACCCTCACCATCCCGCCCGGCACGCCGTACACCTTCACCGTCCACACCCCGTACCTGAAGCTGCTCGCCATCAGCCCCACCGACCGGATGAGCCGCTTCTTCCGCGACGTGGACGCCACCGTCCCGCCCGGCACACCGCTCGCCGAGGCCGCCGGGGCGCTGGTGGAGATCGCGGGCCGGCACGGCGTCACCGTCGAGGACTGGTCGTGAACGCCGTCGCGCAGGTCGCCGCCGGGGTGGCGGGCCTGGTGCACGTGGTGGTGTGGGTGTTCGAGTCGTTCCTGATGGACCGGCCCGCCGTCCACCGGGGCGTCTTCAAGCTCGCGACGAAGGACCTGCCGGCGATCCGGCTGTGGTCGTTCAACGTCGGCTTCTACAACCTGTTCCTGGGCGGCGGGACGATCCTCGGCCTGGTCCTGCTGCACACCGGCGCCGAGACCGCGGGCCGCACGCTCGTGCTCTACACGTGCGCGTTCATGGCGCTGGCCGGCATCGTGCTGGCGGTGTCCGACGCCCTGGCCCTGGGCCGGCCGCGCGGCACCGGCTGGACCGGCGCTCTCGGCCAGTTCCTGCCGCCGGCGGTCACCCTCGCGGCTGCTCTGCTGTGAAGGTCCGCGCACCCACCTGCCGCCGGAACGGCTCCAGGCGCTGCCGCTGCCGTTCCGCCCGGGCGACGAGCTCGTCGAAGTCGACGTCCGGCAGGCGGGTGCGCAGGTCGGCGAGGTCGGCCAGGGTGTGCCAGAGCTGCTTCTTGCGGTCGATGCCCATGGTCAGGGCCTCCAGCTCCAGGAACCGGCTCAACGGCGAGTAGGTCAGGAGCCTGCCGTTGGGCTTGAACCGCCCGAGCCGCTCGCCGACGACCGCGAGCGTCGTGCGCACGGGGTCGGTCCGCACGCCCAGGCGTCCCATGATCGAGCGGAAGGTCTCGACGTCCTGCGCGATCCCCTCCGCGACCTCGGCCAACGCTTCGCCCAACGCGGTACCCCGGTTGTTGCGCCACGACCGCCGCGCCAGCTCGCGCCAGCCCACGCCGAGCGCGAGTTGGTCCCGGAGGTAGATGCCGAGGTAGTCGTCCACCCCGGACGACTACCCGCTGCGCACGGATCGAACCACGTCGGTCAGGTGGTGAAGTCGCGGGAGGGGATGCCCTCGGGGAACCGGGCCAGGGCGGGGGCGGCAGCGGCGGCCAGGTCCTCCAGCGCGGACACCTCGGCCGGGGTGGCGGTGTGGAGGGTGGCCCAGTACGCGCCGAGCGCCCCGATCGCTTCCGGGTCCAGGATCGGGGTGACCACCAGGCTGCGCACGAACGTCGGCCGGTAGGCCTCCTGCGGGATGCGCGGGTCCACGCGGATGTCCCGGATCGCGACGGTTGCCCGGTGGTGCATGGCCCAGCCGCTGATGCACGACGAAGCGGGGAACCGCTGGCCCTTCCACAGGGGGCTCATGGAGTCCTCGTCGGCGTAGTAGCAGCGGTCGCCGTCGAGGAGGACGAAGGTCGCGCCGTCGGCGCGGGTGAGCCTTCGTGCCGCGGTGCGGAGGATGCGGTGCACGTCCTCCAGCACCTCGGCACGCTGCAGTTCCAGCACCGGGTCGCTCATCCGGCCACGGTAGACCGCCTGGACCACCCCAACCAGGGCCGGCGGCAACGTCACCCGTCCGCCACGAGCGTGACGACCTCCGGCCGCGCCCCGGCCAACCCGATCGGCCGCCGATCCACCACGGGCAACCCACGCAGGTCAGCGTCGTGCACCAACAACACCGCCCGCCCACCCGGCACCAGCACCCGCCGAACCTCCCGCCAAAACCACCCAACCGCCCCTCCTGCGCCGCCAGCCCCACCTGCGCCCCCTGCTCTTCTTGCGCCGCCGGCCCCTCCTGCGCCGCCTGCCCCTCCAGTGCGGCCTGCCCCTCCAGTGCGGCCTGCCCCTCCAGCGCCGCCGATCGCGACTTGGCGCCCCCACGGGGGATTACCGACCACCACGTCCACCGACCCACTCGCCACCGGCAACCGCCCCGCATCCCCCACAACCCACGCGACCGACCCAGGCAACGGCGTGTTGGCAACCGCAGCGGCGATGGCGGCCGAGTCGACATCCACCCCCAGCACCCGCGGCACCGAACCGCTCACATCGGAAACTATCGTCCGCGATCCGATCGTTCCCGCCGCGATCGATCGCGCCTCGATCGATCGCGCACTCGCCGCCTCGATCGCGATCGTCCCCGTGCCGCAGAACGGGTCCAGCAACCGCGCACCCGCCCCGGCCAGCCGCACCATCGCCGCAGCCACCGGCGGGTGCAGCGCCCCCGGCCGCGACACCCGGCGATAACCCCTCCGGTGCAGGGGCCGCTCGGCGACCCGCAACGCCACCACGGCCCGGTCATCCACCACGGTCACCCGCCACGACAACCCACCCGCCGGCGGCACCTTCCCGTCCCGCCGCGAGCAGTAGGTCATCCCGAGCTGGGCCGCCAACGCCACCCCGACCGCGTCCTCCACGTCGTACCGCGTGAAGTTCCGCCGCCCCAGGAACGACGCCGAGACATCCACAGTGGACGCCCCGGAGAACCCCCAAGCCTCCCGCAGCCGCACCACCTCACGCCCGTCCACCTCGGACAGCCGCCGCAAGTCCGCCCGCGCCCGCCCGATCCCGGACACCTCGCCCGCCACCAGGAACACGTCGTCCACACACCGCAACCCGAGCACCGCCGGCCCAGGCACAGCCGAGAACCACACCTCCCGATGCCCGACCGCCTCGACGACCCCGACCGCGCCGCCGCCTCCACCCGCACCGCCGCTGCCGCCGGCACCGCCGCCTCCAGCCGCCCGACCGCCGCCGGCACCGCCGCCGCTCCCGCCAGCACCGCCGCCTCCAGCCGCCCGACCGCCGCCAGCACCGCGGCCGCTGCCGCCAGCACCGCCGCCGCTCCCGCCGGCACCGCCGCCTCCGGCCGCCCAACCGCCTACGCCCGCGCCGCCGCCTCCGGCCGCCCGACCGCCTACGCCCACGCCGCCGCCTCCGACCCCTGCACCCGAGATCTCCTGCGCCGCCACCGACTCCAAACCCCGTACCGTGCGCGCCAGCAGGCGCACGGCCCTCACGTCCGCAACGAAGTGCCAGGACGCGTTCCACCACCGGCGCACGCCGGCCCAAGGAAGATCACCGCAGATCTTCTCCCACGTCGCGACCCGGGGCGGTGTCGTTGCCGCCCCGCATCGCCGGCGAGGGGACCGCGTGCCCTCGTCCCGCCGGCGGTCGCTTCAGCGGAGGAAGAAGAACGTCATACCGCGCACGTTAGCAAGCCCCGCAACGGCTTTACCGGAAGTGCGACACCGCCTCCGCCGCCGTCACCGCCGCGCCGAAGTGCGGGCCGCACCCGGCGAACGCGCCGGCCGACCGCCACCACCGCGCCTGCTCGTCCGTGCGCAC
This DNA window, taken from Saccharothrix variisporea, encodes the following:
- a CDS encoding helix-turn-helix transcriptional regulator — its product is MWEGRARSARREVAALASAGLGVAELHAAAIDLVDRVVPTELTCWASLDPDTVAISSMTSGATRIPQRFEPLLATFEYDGRQPHTFAELARRPVPAARLSELPDRDRARSGRLNEVWRPLGLGHELRVVFRVDGACWGAAGLVRQGEFSDREVEFVLSVAPALASATRLAARFGGTGGSAGRFGATGGDEPPGIVVVGGDGRVRAMTGAARGWERELDEIAPGRFAVLVRAAVVGARASAAGTFRARVRDAAGGWVRLCADRLVGDADDDEVAVTVARASGEDLLALRCAAYGLTAREREVCDQVIAGLSTVDIADRLGISAHTVQDHLKSVFAKLDVRSRGGLVATLRREQVGG
- a CDS encoding TRM11 family SAM-dependent methyltransferase; translation: MPGPAVLGLRCVDDVFLVAGEVSGIGRARADLRRLSEVDGREVVRLREAWGFSGASTVDVSASFLGRRNFTRYDVEDAVGVALAAQLGMTYCSRRDGKVPPAGGLSWRVTVVDDRAVVALRVAERPLHRRGYRRVSRPGALHPPVAAAMVRLAGAGARLLDPFCGTGTIAIEAASARSIEARSIAAGTIGSRTIVSDVSGSVPRVLGVDVDSAAIAAAVANTPLPGSVAWVVGDAGRLPVASGSVDVVVGNPPWGRQVAIGGAGGAGRTGGAGRTGGAGGAGGAGGARRAGGAGGAGGAGGAVGWFWREVRRVLVPGGRAVLLVHDADLRGLPVVDRRPIGLAGARPEVVTLVADG
- a CDS encoding cupin domain-containing protein, with amino-acid sequence MTTVLNAAGEGVELVSPDATFTLKAGVTETGGFELFEVDVPRGPTVPPHATPWGVTFYVLSGRAATLVDGEVHDLGPGSTLTIPPGTPYTFTVHTPYLKLLAISPTDRMSRFFRDVDATVPPGTPLAEAAGALVEIAGRHGVTVEDWS
- a CDS encoding GAF domain-containing protein — protein: MSDPVLELQRAEVLEDVHRILRTAARRLTRADGATFVLLDGDRCYYADEDSMSPLWKGQRFPASSCISGWAMHHRATVAIRDIRVDPRIPQEAYRPTFVRSLVVTPILDPEAIGALGAYWATLHTATPAEVSALEDLAAAAAPALARFPEGIPSRDFTT
- a CDS encoding DUF1304 domain-containing protein — translated: MNAVAQVAAGVAGLVHVVVWVFESFLMDRPAVHRGVFKLATKDLPAIRLWSFNVGFYNLFLGGGTILGLVLLHTGAETAGRTLVLYTCAFMALAGIVLAVSDALALGRPRGTGWTGALGQFLPPAVTLAAALL
- a CDS encoding zinc metalloprotease, which gives rise to MFDNPKGRTRSALLTGALAVGALIVLGPSADAGGAVAQRSADCVAEGFSAARGKPGSTGQDRNEISQAEAERINRDLREKVAAAKASGDLTAAAGGTIPVVFHVVTGTGGVGNVSDATIAEQIKVLNAGFAGAEAPGVAANTGFTFVLQQTKRWSNNTWFTGADRARVEKQMKSATRVGGASTLNVWSVDIDGLGYATFPSSYSRSPELDGVVIDWTSVPGGSATNFDLGKTLTHETGHWMGLWHTFQGGCTATNDEVADTPAQSSSTSGCPEGRDSCSLPGLDPIHNYMDYSYDSCYNQFTPGQNARMQDAWTAYRAGK